The nucleotide window ATTTTTGTCAGTTAAATATTAAGACTTAAGTTGTCACATACAGCTGGATATCAGCTTAACTTTTCACACGACACGTTTTGGTCTCTTTCAAGGATCCTCCGTGTGAGGAAGGATGATGGTCATGAGCGTCCAGAAGCTCCTCCCTCTAGTTACGGCTCAATGAAGAGtgacgaagaggaggaagacatcACAGAAACAACCGAGCCACTGGCCATACCTGAGATTCCAGAATCAATCTTTGGCACCACATTGTACTTTTCTTTTCGAATACATAAAGCCACAAAGAGTTATAAACAAACGTAatctgtaatggaaatgttttcAGTGCCAAGACGAAGCTGCTCTGTTTCCCAGGTTACAGCTGAACCGCTCAGACTCACCAGAGACCCTTCACACAGAGTTCACCCAGCAACAGTCCCTCTCTGCCAGAAAACATGGAGCATACATCACTGACAGGTAACACACCTGCATGGTTAACTAGCGCCAACAGAAAATAAACATTAGGAGCTTATCTCCAAAGCTTTGGGCAGGAAGCTTTatgtctccctgtgtccctccgCCTGTCCTTCTGTCTGCAGTAGATCGGAAGATGgtttggaggaggtggaggaggatggagatgagGAAGACTGGGACGGGTGCCCCCCAGACTCCCCAGAGCCCCCACCCATCGAGGACCCCGAAGACCAATCAGTGAGTGATGAGCAGAGTGAAGATTCCCGACTGGGCCAGCTTCACCCTGAGCTAGACCTTCCGTACATATTTAAGGTGAGTTTGAAAACAGATTCTCTCATGGTGTGAAGCAGGGATTCCCAAACTGTGGGCCACGGCTATCGGTCGGGTTATCGCGATGGTTGTCGgtcgataaaaaaaataaaaataaaaaaaaagcacCATCTAAGTGCAGGGTTCAGAGGGGATATTCTGACTTTCTGTTCTGGTTATTAAAAGTCATGTTTTTAACTTCAGCAGAACTTGTAGACCtggcctccccccaccccctggtaTTACTTATCACTGTCCTGTGCATGTAGCCATATTTAACGTCATGTTATATGGAACTATATGAATGGTTGTAGTTACGCAGCTTACCTCTCTTTACAATGTGTGCTTACTTTGGCTTCCTTTCTCTGCAAGTGGGCCGCAAATTGGAAAAAGTTGGGAATTACTGGTGTAAAATGTACACAAACGATGGCCATATACAATTCTGTATTgcgagtcagtgtgtgtgtgtatgtttgagagagagagagagagagagagagagagagagagagagagagagagagagagagagagagagcaagcaatTGCATTGAAAGGATTATCTCTCTGTGGGTCTCCAGGCCATACAGAAAGCCTTATCTCAGCTGACAGGCGCTGAGATGTACCAGTACAAGCGCAGCCTGTGTTGGCGTGACCAGCCCTTCACCCTGGAGCAGCTGCAGGAGTGTGACACCCTGGACGTGGTGGACAAGATCATCGAGGCATATGGTACAAATGACATCCGACACCACATCCTCGTGGAGGTCCATTTCCAGTGCTAACGTTGTACTTTGTGGACTCAGTAACATCCCCTGTTCATCCTGTCTAATGCTCCGGGTGTTTTGATTGGACAGGGAGGGGCGAGGGGCTGGAGATAGCCATACAAACCATGCACGATATCCGAAAGCCCGAATTGGCAGAAGAGCTGGTCAAGACATGCAGGAGAGGTAAGAGAAGCTGTCCCAGAAGTGATGGAGCAGGTAGGATGGACTCACTCCGCAGGGTAGATTCAAACTGATGTATTTTCTGTCATTTCTCTCCCTGTTCCTTTTActcgtcccctcccctccctccctcccccccgcttGTCATCTTCTGGTCAACTTTCCTTGTCAAATCCTTCTGCCCTCCCTCATCACCCAAGCACTGGTCCAGTTGTCTGTGAAGGTTGTGCTGAAGAGGAAACACAGCACCATCCACGAGGGCATCCCAAAGGCTGGCCAGCAAGTCAGCCTCCACAGAGTGTACACCGAGCCCCAGATATCCTCCTGTGGCCATGGTGGTATCAGCCCGTTTCACGAGTTCCCTGGCATGCCCCCGGCCCCTGTCCCCCAGGTGGCCTCCCCCGATACATTTGTCAGAGGGAATGATATATTCCGCACCCCTCCCGGGAGCGGTGCTGTAAGGACTGTCCTGACCACAGGGATCCCTGGGATAGGCCTAACGGTCGCCGTGCAGAAGTTCATTATGGACTGGTGCAAAGATCTAGCCAATAGGGTGAGTAATATCTCTCTAGGGAAGGACATAGTAATATATTTACAGTATGATGTGTATCTTGTGTCATTACAATAACAATATGTGTTTATAGTCCGCTCTTAAAAGCAGTGATTTAATTGCTGTGTCCCTTTCCTTAGGACATCCAGTTCGTCTTCAAAATCACCTTCCGGGAGTTGAGGGTTAAAAAGTATCATCACATGAAGCCTGGGCAAACTCTGTCCTTCAAGAAAATGCTAACCTACTACTACCACGACTTGAAAGACACTAATTTACTGGAACAACCTGACTTCAAGGCTCTATTCATACTGGAGGGAATGGACCTCTACCAATCCCCCCTGGACTTCAAGGTACGCTCTCAGTCACTCACAACTTAATACACTCAAATTATTACACCCTAACTCTGATGCTGTACCTAGGGAGAAGTAGAACGTAACTGTAGGAATACCCGGAAGATT belongs to Hypomesus transpacificus isolate Combined female chromosome 15, fHypTra1, whole genome shotgun sequence and includes:
- the nlrc3l gene encoding NLR family CARD domain-containing protein 3: MDSDTEVKRILRVRKDDGHERPEAPPSSYGSMKSDEEEEDITETTEPLAIPEIPESIFGTTLLQLNRSDSPETLHTEFTQQQSLSARKHGAYITDSRSEDGLEEVEEDGDEEDWDGCPPDSPEPPPIEDPEDQSVSDEQSEDSRLGQLHPELDLPYIFKAIQKALSQLTGAEMYQYKRSLCWRDQPFTLEQLQECDTLDVVDKIIEAYGRGEGLEIAIQTMHDIRKPELAEELVKTCRRALVQLSVKVVLKRKHSTIHEGIPKAGQQVSLHRVYTEPQISSCGHGGISPFHEFPGMPPAPVPQVASPDTFVRGNDIFRTPPGSGAVRTVLTTGIPGIGLTVAVQKFIMDWCKDLANRDIQFVFKITFRELRVKKYHHMKPGQTLSFKKMLTYYYHDLKDTNLLEQPDFKALFILEGMDLYQSPLDFKDTPVLSDITESVSLDCLLVNLIRGSLMPSCLVWITGRRAATSQIPTEYLHKVYEIQGYSNELKEEFLTKRYTDKDLAAQIITQMKILPSLYDLCQMPFMCWMVSMIFERGFQNEDNYGDKPPKLTPFYVHHVIVQTNRRLEKYYDAPQNYQTWQETDREFLKKVGKMAFKLLEKGRPLFHEEDMKDYSLTVEEVAVYSGIVTELPVESKKRRTFSFIHYTFQEFMAALYVFMNFRNEGKNVLDQSRLISRLVKDRAMVDLLRSAIDRTLSAPFGRYEMFLRFLCGMAQRINSKDMLRGLFFEHDTPLVKGLEEAARLLQKRMESAEPERQANLEECFRELTQSDD